Proteins co-encoded in one Bos taurus isolate L1 Dominette 01449 registration number 42190680 breed Hereford chromosome X, ARS-UCD2.0, whole genome shotgun sequence genomic window:
- the LOC101906207 gene encoding uncharacterized protein isoform X1, translating to MERRPGGGTDPRGSKGGGKQSSPGARVAAAASGGGGGGGGQRPSDPSWARGAAPTPTPTPAPRGGAPDPGTPRSLGGGGGGPQPEDASARQFLARLKARPLAARAAADVAALVRRAGATLRLRPKEALRIPEGQ from the exons ATGGAGCGGCGCCCTGGGGGCGGCACGGACCCTAGGGGAAGCAAAGGAG GTGGTAAACAAAGCAGCCCTGGCGCCCGagtggcggcggcggcgagcggcgggggcggcggcggtgGAGGGCAGCGGCCCAGCGACCCCAGCTGGGCTCGAGGAGCcgcacccacacccacacccacacctgcgccgcGGGGCGGCGCACCAGACCCCGGGACTCCAAGGAGTCTCGGGGGAG GCGGTGGCGGTCCCCAGCCCGAGGATGCCAGCGCCAGACAGTTCCTGGCGCGGCTGAAAGCTCGCCCCCTGGCGGCCCGAGCTGCGGCCGACGTGGCGGCGCTGGTACGCAGGGCCGGCGCCACCTTGCGCCTGCGCCCCAAGGAGG